Proteins from a single region of Arctopsyche grandis isolate Sample6627 chromosome 1, ASM5162203v2, whole genome shotgun sequence:
- the LOC143915356 gene encoding neuromedin-K receptor-like has protein sequence MAFNGSSNIQNLFPNVSQKVKFNTTHVYHHMEDYEPLYEVPVFLVVLLSIFYGTISVLAVIGNVLVMWIVATSRRMQNVTNCFIANLALADIVIGLFAVPFQFQAALLQRWNLPDFMCPFCPFVQIMTVSVSVFTLTAIAIDRHRAILDPLSTKPSKLTAKLIIGGIWALASALALPVAIAFRVQTVEESDLENPEITLQKPFCNNVHLSQSFMLIYRLVIFLLQYLMPLCVISFVYTRVALKLWGSRAPGNAQYSRDANLMKNKKKVIKMLFIVVSLFALCWLPLQTYNVLQDIFPKINEYRYINIIFFSCDWLAMSNSCYNPFIYGIYNEKFKREFRLRFPGGKKTSEMPNNDSYDMVLTEIIEN, from the exons ATGGCTTTCAATGGATCTTCAAACATTCAAAACTTGTTTCCGAATGTTTCTcaaaaagttaaatttaataCGACACACGTTTATCATCACATGGAAGATTACG AGCCACTCTACGAAGTCCCCGTATTCTTGGTGGTGTTGTTATCAATATTTTATGGAACAATATCAGTGTTGGCTGTAATTGGAAACGTTTTGGTGATGTGGATCGTTGCTACGTCAAGAAGAATGCAAAATGTCACAAATTGTTTCATAGCAAATTTGGCTTTGGCCGACATAGTTATTGGTTTGTTCGCAGTCCCCTTTCAg tTTCAAGCTGCACTTCTCCAGCGATGGAACTTACCAGATTTCATGTGTCCTTTCTGCCCTTTCGTTCAAATAATGACAGTGAGTGTGAGCGTATTTACATTAACTGCCATTGCGATTGACAGACATAGAGCTATCCTTGATCCTTTGag TACGAAACCATCGAAGCTCACGGCAAAATTGATAATTGGAGGGATTTGGGCGTTGGCGAGTGCTTTGGCATTACCCGTGGCAATCGCTTTCCGGGTGCAAACAGTCGAGGAGAGCGATTTGG AAAATCCAGAAATCACTCTTCAAAAACCATTTTGCAACAACGTTCATCTAAGTCAATCATTTATGTTGATTTATAGATTAGTCATCTTTCTTCTTCAG TACCTCATGCCTTTGTGCGTGATAAGTTTCGTGTACACGCGTGTGGCTCTCAAACTGTGGGGCTCTCGAGCGCCAGGTAACGCTCAATACTCCAGGGACGCCAATCTGATGAAAAACAAAAAGAAG gtaattaaaatgttatttatcgTCGTATCTCTATTTGCTCTCTGTTGGCTTCCACTGCAGACGTACAATGTTTTACAGGACATATTTCCAAAGATAAACGa ATATCGGTATATCAACATCATATTCTTTTCGTGCGATTGGTTAGCTATGAGTAATTCCTGTTACAATCCATTCATATACGGAATATATAAC gaAAAGTTCAAGAGAGAATTCAGATTACGGTTTCCCGGCGGAAAGAAGACGAGCGAGATGCCGAACAATGACAGCTACGATATGGTATTAACCGAAATCATTGAAAATT